A region from the Manihot esculenta cultivar AM560-2 chromosome 13, M.esculenta_v8, whole genome shotgun sequence genome encodes:
- the LOC110630495 gene encoding uncharacterized protein LOC110630495: protein MATKTWKIIPRPLLETILNNHAQHHRVPQPLILHGPRGTGKTTLILERLLNDWNKGPHITGYVDFAQSIKDHHPQHNSSFPWASWSTCDSSNLSSCKTQLETCLESMAYKGIQLGTITSNQIFSTLNKWHRLDTALRRIIILNNSNSPSRSRNAISDKVSGSVLWERAVFTLSARSNAKEIDELLGLVDRGKSLSLEETSYFREAIVALRLAKEVIKVQQGWRANAIAHLNRTGGFSRSLANSCTDWPCLLLELLSQAAEIDYFQPKLVINNIEVLKNAILTDDSMVSAPLYHDSFIWRIIALGANERCLPVMLITSDSYYSYQAYMDFGFPDIFISRETFGWTAQEAKMHMVPDYFSHSEWAVLVEVLGPNPRHLFELYALKQSNYYQIVLDDKTSTFEDIVDAYLAYLQATVVNPAMDNALAMLQKFADDARSGKLPKDMLCFGAPWRHPPKKNDPALDKDWAKLQLMDFVQCLVKTEFGVNYLADYSLEILDDPCTLALLEVGLLYAQRDPSFIRPVSRGIQRCLVRWLVQERMCMSFQNSFLYLWQRMIRGRSYRHLMQEVGYNK, encoded by the exons ATGGCGACCAAGACGTGGAAGATAATACCAAGACCATTACTTGAAACAATCTTGAACAACCATGCTCAGCACCACCGCGTTCCTCAGCCTCTCATACTCCATGGCCCCCGCGGCACAGGCAAAACCACCCTTATCCTCGAAC GTCTCCTTAACGACTGGAACAAAGGTCCTCATATCACTGGTTATGTGGACTTCGCTCAATCGATTAAGGACCATCATCCGCAGCATAACAGCTCTTTCCCATGGGCGTCTTGGTCTACCTGTGATTCCTCGAATCTTTCCAGTTGCAAAACCCAGCTCGAAACTTGCCTTGAATCAATGGCTTATAAGGGAATCCAGCTCGGCACCATTACCTCCAATCAAATCTTCTCCACTCTAAACAAATGGCACCGCCTCGACACTGCCCTTCGCCGCATAATAATCCTGAATAATTCCAATAGTCCATCAAGATCAAGAAATGCCATTTCTGATAAGGTTTCTGGTTCGGTTCTTTGGGAGCGGGCAGTTTTCACACTATCTGCTCGATCAAATGCCAAAGAGATTGATGAGCTTCTGGGATTGGTGGATAGAGGAAAGAGTTTGTCATTAGAGGAAACTTCATATTTTAGAGAGGCGATTGTAGCGTTGAGATTGGCTAAGGAGGTAATTAAAGTGCAGCAAGGGTGGAGAGCTAATGCCATTGCTCATTTGAATAGGACTGGTGGGTTTTCTAGGTCCTTAGCGAATTCATGTACTGATTGGCCTTGTTTGTTGCTCGAGTTACTGTCACAAGCTGCTGAGATCGATTACTTCCAG CCCAAGCTGGTTATAAACAATATTGAAGTTCTTAAAAATGCCATTTTAACAGATGATTCAATGGTCTCTGCACCTTTGTATCATGACAGTTTCATATGGAGAATTATTGCTTTGGGTGCGAACGAGAGATGCCTGCCTGTTATGCTCATCACGTCTGATAG CTATTATTCATACCAAGCCTACATGGATTTTGGATTTCCAGACATATTCATCTCCCGTGAG ACCTTTGGATGGACTGCACAAGAAGCTAAAATGCATATGGTTCCTGACTACTTCAGTCATTCAGAG TGGGCTGTGCTTGTTGAGGTGCTTGGGCCAAATCCTCGACATCTATTTGAGCTTTATGCACTCAAACAAAGCAACTATTACCAGAT TGTGCTGGATGACAAGACTAGTACATTTGAGGACATCGTAGATGCATATTTAGCATATTTGCAG GCCACTGTGGTAAATCCTGCCATGGATAATGCACTAGCAATGCTACAAAAGTTTGCTGATGATGCACGAAGTGGAAAATTGCCAAAAGATATGCTATGTTTTGGTGCGCCTTGGAGGCATCCTCCAAAGAAGAATGATCCTGCTCTTGATAAGGATTGGGCTAAGCTTCAACTGATGGACTTTGTTCAATGTCTAGTAAAAACAGAATTTGGG GTTAATTATCTAGCAGACTATAGCCTTGAGATCTTGGATGATCCTTGTACTCTTGCATTGTTAGAG GTTGGTTTGCTTTATGCTCAACGTGATCCATCTTTCATTCGCCCTGTATCTAGAGGCATTCAGAGATGCCTTGTGAGATG